One part of the Streptomyces nigra genome encodes these proteins:
- the leuC gene encoding 3-isopropylmalate dehydratase large subunit, with product MGRTLAEKVWDDHVVRRAEGEPDLLFIDLHLLHEVTSPQAFDGLRKTGRRVRRLDLTIATEDHNTPTLDIDKPIADPVSRVQLETLRKNAAEFGVRLHPLGDVEQGVVHVVGPQLGLTQPGMTVVCGDSHTSTHGAFGGLAFGIGTSQVEHVLATQTLPMARPKTMAITVDGELPEGVTAKDLILAIIARIGTGGGQGYVLEYRGSAIEKLSMEARMTICNMSIEAGARAGMIAPDQTTFDYLEGRPHAPKGEDWDAAVAYWKTLRTDDDAEFDAEVVIDASALSPFVTWGTNPGQGAPLSASVPDPASYEDASERLAAEKALEYMGLEAGQPLRSIKVDTVFVGSCTNGRIEDLRAAAELVKGRKVADGVRMLVVPGSARVGLQAVSEGLDVVFKEAGAEWRHAGCSMCLGMNPDQLAPGERSASTSNRNFEGRQGKGGRTHLVSPQVAAATAVLGHLASPADLSDAETRTPAGV from the coding sequence ATGGGTAGGACACTCGCGGAGAAGGTCTGGGACGACCACGTCGTCCGGCGCGCCGAGGGCGAGCCCGACCTCCTCTTCATCGATCTGCACCTGCTGCACGAGGTGACCAGCCCGCAGGCCTTCGACGGCCTGCGCAAGACCGGTCGCCGGGTGCGCCGGCTCGACCTCACCATCGCGACCGAGGATCACAACACCCCGACCCTCGACATCGACAAGCCCATCGCGGACCCCGTCTCCCGCGTCCAGCTGGAGACCCTGCGCAAGAACGCCGCCGAGTTCGGCGTCCGGCTGCACCCGCTGGGCGACGTCGAGCAGGGCGTCGTCCATGTCGTCGGCCCCCAGCTGGGTCTGACCCAGCCCGGCATGACCGTGGTCTGCGGCGACTCGCACACCTCCACGCACGGCGCGTTCGGCGGCCTGGCGTTCGGCATCGGCACCTCCCAGGTGGAGCATGTGCTGGCCACCCAGACGCTGCCGATGGCCCGCCCGAAGACCATGGCCATCACGGTCGACGGCGAGCTGCCCGAGGGTGTCACCGCCAAGGACCTGATCCTCGCGATCATCGCGCGGATCGGCACCGGCGGCGGCCAGGGCTACGTCCTGGAGTACCGCGGCTCCGCCATCGAGAAGCTCTCGATGGAGGCCCGGATGACCATCTGCAACATGTCGATCGAGGCCGGCGCCCGCGCGGGCATGATCGCCCCCGACCAGACCACCTTCGACTACCTCGAGGGCCGCCCGCACGCGCCCAAGGGCGAGGACTGGGACGCCGCCGTCGCGTACTGGAAGACGCTGCGGACCGACGACGACGCCGAGTTCGACGCCGAGGTCGTCATCGACGCCTCCGCGCTGTCGCCGTTCGTCACCTGGGGCACCAACCCCGGCCAGGGCGCTCCGCTTTCGGCGTCCGTCCCCGACCCGGCTTCGTACGAAGACGCTTCGGAGCGCCTCGCCGCCGAAAAGGCCCTGGAGTACATGGGGTTGGAGGCCGGCCAGCCGCTGCGCTCCATCAAGGTGGACACCGTCTTCGTAGGCTCCTGCACCAACGGCCGCATCGAGGACCTGCGCGCCGCCGCCGAGCTGGTCAAGGGCCGCAAAGTCGCCGACGGCGTACGGATGCTGGTCGTCCCCGGCTCCGCGCGGGTCGGTCTGCAGGCCGTCTCGGAGGGCCTGGACGTCGTCTTCAAGGAGGCCGGCGCCGAGTGGCGGCACGCGGGCTGCTCGATGTGCCTGGGCATGAACCCCGACCAGCTCGCCCCCGGTGAGCGCTCGGCGTCCACGTCCAACCGCAACTTCGAGGGCCGGCAGGGCAAGGGCGGCCGGACGCACCTGGTGTCGCCGCAGGTCGCGGCGGCCACCGCGGTCCTGGGCCACCTGGCCTCCCCGGCCGACCTGTCCGACGCCGAGACCCGTACGCCCGCTGGAGTCTGA
- the cofC gene encoding 2-phospho-L-lactate guanylyltransferase codes for MQWTLVVPLKPLARAKSRLSDTAADALRPGLALAFAQDTVAAALACSAVKDVAVVTDDVLAGRELALLGAHIVPDEPRGGLNAALAHAAAVVRSTRPDGAVAALNADLPALRPLELTRVLDAAAEFPRAFLPDAADIGTTLLTAAPGNALLPEFGENSRARHRASGARELRLHDVDSVRQDVDTGADLRAALALGVGPRTARAAARLLTEGP; via the coding sequence GTGCAGTGGACCTTGGTCGTACCCCTGAAGCCCTTGGCACGGGCGAAGAGCAGGCTGTCGGACACCGCGGCCGACGCCCTGCGCCCGGGGCTGGCCCTCGCCTTCGCCCAGGACACCGTCGCGGCGGCCCTGGCCTGCTCGGCGGTGAAGGATGTGGCCGTCGTCACGGACGATGTGCTGGCCGGCCGCGAGCTGGCGCTGCTCGGCGCCCACATCGTCCCCGACGAGCCGCGCGGCGGCCTCAACGCGGCGCTGGCCCACGCCGCGGCGGTCGTACGGTCGACCCGCCCCGACGGAGCCGTGGCCGCGCTGAACGCCGACCTCCCGGCCCTGCGCCCGCTGGAATTGACCCGGGTCCTGGACGCGGCGGCGGAATTCCCCCGCGCCTTTCTCCCGGACGCCGCGGATATCGGTACGACGCTGCTGACGGCGGCGCCGGGAAACGCGCTGCTGCCGGAGTTCGGGGAGAACTCGCGCGCCCGGCACCGCGCCTCGGGAGCCCGGGAACTGCGCCTCCACGATGTGGACTCGGTACGCCAGGACGTGGACACCGGCGCGGACCTGCGCGCCGCCCTGGCGCTCGGCGTCGGCCCGCGCACGGCCCGGGCGGCGGCACGGCTGCTCACCGAGGGCCCGTAG
- a CDS encoding DUF4241 domain-containing protein translates to MPMSPRDYTWLFTPGSTFSHPSGTTGVIHVADGGELDLPTGRVVACDPFVYLGTGDIEPFTVTVAPGRYRVEAAVATLTRPGEAPSDRPHRRVAAARLVVRDEPTVTWELALRPGQDPADLGDDEFYGYGVDAGTGCFYDAAAEEGFPEAQEDEGPLWDAFENSDWSGGPHLVTSPGTGHTLAAFTSGWGDGAYPTWTGRGADGEVTCFVTDFFVAPDSSEALV, encoded by the coding sequence ATGCCGATGTCCCCTCGCGACTACACCTGGCTGTTCACGCCGGGCAGCACGTTCAGCCACCCCTCCGGGACCACCGGTGTGATCCACGTGGCCGACGGCGGCGAGCTGGACCTGCCCACCGGCCGGGTCGTCGCCTGCGACCCCTTCGTGTACCTGGGCACCGGCGACATCGAGCCCTTCACGGTCACGGTCGCCCCCGGCCGCTACCGCGTCGAGGCCGCCGTCGCCACCCTCACCCGCCCCGGCGAGGCCCCGTCCGACCGCCCCCACCGCCGGGTGGCCGCGGCCCGCCTGGTCGTCCGCGACGAACCCACCGTGACCTGGGAGTTGGCGCTGCGCCCCGGCCAGGACCCGGCCGACCTCGGCGACGACGAGTTCTACGGCTACGGCGTCGACGCCGGCACCGGCTGCTTCTACGACGCCGCGGCCGAGGAGGGCTTCCCCGAGGCGCAGGAGGACGAGGGGCCGCTGTGGGACGCCTTCGAGAACAGCGACTGGTCCGGAGGACCCCACCTGGTCACGTCCCCCGGCACCGGCCACACCCTGGCCGCCTTCACCTCGGGCTGGGGCGACGGCGCCTACCCCACCTGGACGGGCCGCGGCGCCGACGGCGAGGTCACCTGCTTCGTCACCGACTTCTTCGTGGCCCCGGACTCCTCCGAGGCCCTGGTCTGA
- the leuD gene encoding 3-isopropylmalate dehydratase small subunit, with protein sequence MEAFTKHTGRAVPLRRSNVDTDQIIPAHWLKKVTRDGFEDGLFEAWRKDPEFVLNRPEREGATVLVAGPDFGTGSSREHAVWALQNYGFKAVISSRFADIFRGNSLKNGLLTVVLEQKIVDALWELTEKDPTAEVTVDLEAREVRAEGITAAFELDENSRWRLLNGLDDISITLQNEADIAAYEAKRPSFKPRTLQG encoded by the coding sequence ATGGAAGCATTCACCAAGCACACCGGCCGGGCGGTCCCGCTGCGCCGCTCCAACGTCGACACCGACCAGATCATCCCTGCTCACTGGCTCAAGAAGGTGACCCGGGACGGTTTCGAGGACGGGCTGTTCGAGGCCTGGCGCAAGGATCCGGAGTTCGTGCTCAACCGCCCCGAGCGCGAAGGCGCCACGGTGCTGGTGGCCGGCCCCGACTTCGGCACCGGCTCCTCCCGCGAGCACGCCGTGTGGGCGCTGCAGAACTACGGCTTCAAGGCCGTGATCTCGTCCCGCTTCGCCGACATCTTCCGCGGCAACTCGCTGAAGAACGGCCTGCTCACGGTCGTGCTGGAGCAGAAGATCGTGGACGCGCTGTGGGAGCTCACCGAGAAGGACCCCACGGCTGAGGTCACTGTGGACCTCGAGGCGCGTGAGGTGCGTGCCGAGGGGATCACCGCCGCCTTCGAGCTGGACGAGAACTCCCGCTGGCGGCTGCTGAACGGCCTCGACGACATCTCGATCACCCTGCAGAACGAGGCCGACATCGCGGCCTACGAGGCGAAGCGGCCGTCGTTCAAGCCGCGCACCCTGCAGGGCTGA
- the ndgR gene encoding IclR family transcriptional regulator NdgR: MDNSSGVGVLDKAALVLSALESGPATLAGLVSATGLARPTAHRLAVALEHHRLVARDMQGRFILGPRLAELAAAAGEDRLLATAGPVLTHLRDVTGESAQLYRRQGDMRICVAAAERLSGLRDTVPVGSTLTMKAGSSAQILMAWEEPERLHRGLQGARFTATALSGVRRRGWAQSIGEREPGVASVSAPVRGPSNRVVAAVSVSGPIERLTRHPGRMHAQAVIDAASRLSEALRRTG; the protein is encoded by the coding sequence ATGGACAACAGTAGCGGCGTCGGCGTCCTGGACAAGGCAGCCCTTGTCCTGAGCGCCCTGGAGTCCGGACCGGCCACCCTCGCGGGACTCGTCTCGGCCACCGGACTCGCACGACCCACGGCACATCGGCTGGCCGTGGCATTGGAACACCACCGGCTGGTGGCGCGCGACATGCAGGGCCGTTTCATTCTCGGCCCCCGGCTCGCGGAACTGGCCGCGGCGGCGGGTGAGGACCGTCTCCTCGCGACGGCCGGCCCCGTCCTCACGCATCTGCGGGACGTCACGGGCGAGAGCGCCCAGCTCTACCGCCGCCAGGGCGACATGCGCATCTGCGTCGCCGCGGCGGAGCGGCTGTCCGGCCTGCGGGACACGGTCCCGGTCGGCTCGACGCTGACGATGAAGGCCGGTTCGTCCGCGCAGATCCTGATGGCCTGGGAGGAGCCGGAGCGCCTGCACCGCGGCCTGCAGGGCGCCCGCTTCACGGCCACCGCCCTCTCCGGCGTACGGCGCCGCGGCTGGGCCCAGTCGATCGGCGAGCGCGAGCCGGGCGTCGCGTCGGTCTCCGCGCCGGTGCGCGGCCCGTCGAACCGCGTGGTGGCCGCCGTGTCGGTCTCCGGCCCCATCGAGCGCCTCACGCGCCACCCGGGCCGTATGCACGCCCAGGCGGTCATCGACGCCGCCTCCCGCCTGTCCGAGGCACTGCGCCGCACGGGCTGA
- a CDS encoding HU family DNA-binding protein has protein sequence MNKAQLVEAIADKMGGRQQAADAVDHVLDAIVRAVVAGERVSVTGFGSFEKVDRPARYARNPQTGERVRVKKTSVPRFRAGQGFKDLVSGSKKLPRGGEVSVKKAPKGSLSGGASATVKKAAAKKTTKAAAKKTTGAAKKTTAKKTTATAKKTAAKKAPAKKTTTAAAKKTTAKKTTATAKKTAAKKAPAKKATAKKAPAKKSTARKTTAKATARKR, from the coding sequence GTGAACAAGGCGCAGCTCGTAGAAGCGATTGCCGACAAGATGGGCGGCCGCCAGCAGGCCGCCGATGCTGTCGACCACGTACTGGACGCCATCGTCCGCGCCGTCGTGGCGGGGGAGCGGGTGTCGGTCACCGGCTTCGGTTCGTTCGAGAAGGTCGACCGCCCGGCCCGGTACGCCCGCAACCCTCAGACGGGCGAGCGGGTTCGGGTCAAGAAGACCTCGGTTCCCCGCTTCCGCGCCGGTCAGGGCTTCAAGGACCTGGTGAGCGGCTCGAAGAAGCTGCCGCGCGGCGGAGAGGTCTCCGTGAAGAAGGCGCCCAAGGGCAGCCTGTCCGGCGGTGCCTCGGCCACGGTCAAGAAGGCCGCCGCCAAGAAGACCACCAAGGCCGCCGCGAAGAAGACGACGGGCGCCGCCAAGAAGACGACGGCGAAGAAGACCACCGCGACCGCGAAGAAGACGGCTGCGAAGAAGGCGCCCGCGAAGAAGACGACGACGGCCGCCGCGAAGAAGACGACGGCGAAGAAGACCACCGCGACCGCGAAGAAGACGGCCGCGAAGAAGGCTCCGGCCAAGAAGGCCACCGCCAAGAAGGCGCCCGCCAAGAAGTCGACGGCTCGCAAGACCACCGCCAAGGCGACCGCCCGCAAGAGGTAG
- a CDS encoding HAD family hydrolase, which yields MSIRAVVWDVDDTLFDYTTADRAGMRAHLAAEGLLERYGSAERALTRWREITEAQWARFSAGEVTFQAQRRDRVRVFLGEELTDAGADAWFDRYVAHYETAWALFPDVLPVLDALAASHRHAVLSNSSLHVQDRKLRMLGVHDRFEAVLCAAELGVSKPEAGAFLAACAALGLAPHQVAYVGDHPRIDGRGAADAGLLSVWIDRDGVYTGDDVGSGPHRIASLAELPALLGADTRFGARPTFR from the coding sequence ATGAGCATTCGCGCCGTGGTCTGGGACGTCGACGACACCCTCTTCGACTACACCACGGCCGACCGCGCCGGCATGCGCGCGCACCTGGCGGCCGAGGGGCTGCTCGAGCGGTACGGCAGCGCCGAGCGGGCCCTGACGCGCTGGCGCGAGATCACCGAGGCCCAGTGGGCGCGCTTCTCCGCGGGCGAGGTGACCTTCCAGGCACAGCGCCGCGACCGGGTGCGGGTCTTCCTCGGCGAGGAGCTGACCGACGCCGGGGCCGACGCCTGGTTCGACCGGTATGTGGCGCACTACGAGACGGCGTGGGCGCTGTTCCCGGACGTGCTGCCGGTCCTGGACGCCCTCGCCGCCAGCCACCGGCACGCGGTCCTGTCGAACTCCAGCCTGCACGTCCAGGACCGCAAGCTGCGGATGCTGGGCGTCCACGACCGCTTCGAGGCCGTCCTGTGCGCGGCCGAGCTGGGCGTGTCCAAGCCGGAGGCCGGCGCCTTCCTCGCCGCCTGCGCCGCCCTGGGGCTCGCGCCGCACCAGGTGGCCTACGTCGGCGACCATCCGCGCATCGACGGACGGGGGGCCGCGGACGCCGGGCTGCTGTCGGTGTGGATCGACCGTGACGGTGTGTACACCGGCGATGACGTGGGCTCCGGGCCCCACCGGATCGCCTCGCTCGCCGAACTCCCGGCGCTCCTCGGCGCCGATACCCGTTTTGGAGCCCGGCCCACGTTCAGGTAA